DNA sequence from the Actinacidiphila yeochonensis CN732 genome:
ACTGCGTCGCCGCCGGTGCCCGCGAGATCGCCGTCGTCACCGCCCCCGGCGAAGCCGGACGCCAGATCCGCCACTACCTCAGCCACGACCCGGACCTGGAACGCTACTGCGCGAGCCGCGGCTGGCAGGACAAGTACGCGCCGGTAGCCGACCTCCACCGGCAGGCCGACTTCCACTTCATCACCCAGCCCCGCAACGACCGCTACGGCACCGCGGTCCCCGCGATCCTCGCCGCCGACTTCATCGGCGACGACGACTTCCTCCTCGTCTCCGGCGACGACCTCCTCCTGCGCAGCGACGGCGGCCACGACCTCGCCGACCTCGCCGCCGCCCGGACCGCAGCCGGCACCCCCGGCGCCATCGCCGCCGCCACCGTGCCCGGCACGGCCGCCCACCGCTACGGCATCCTCACCCCTCGCACCACCACCGCGAACGGCCGGCAACTCCTCGCCGGCCTCCTGGAAAAGCCCCCTGCCTACGAGCAGCCATCCGCCTACATCAACACCAGCCGCGCCCTGCTCCCCGGCCGCGCCCTACGCCACTTCGAGAAACTGAAC
Encoded proteins:
- a CDS encoding sugar phosphate nucleotidyltransferase; its protein translation is MKAVIAAAGMGTRFFPVGKTITKAMLPVLDRPVLAYAVADCVAAGAREIAVVTAPGEAGRQIRHYLSHDPDLERYCASRGWQDKYAPVADLHRQADFHFITQPRNDRYGTAVPAILAADFIGDDDFLLVSGDDLLLRSDGGHDLADLAAARTAAGTPGAIAAATVPGTAAHRYGILTPRTTTANGRQLLAGLLEKPPAYEQPSAYINTSRALLPGRALRHFEKLN